The DNA region CGACGTAGCGCAGGGTAAAGAGCAGCAGGTGCACCAGTTTGTCGGGCACCCCCAGGCGTGCCAGCGCGTGGCCGAACACAATGGGTTCGAGGGTGCCGGCCAGCGTCAGCAGGGCCACCACCACAGCGTTGGCCTTGAGCAGGATCACCAGCGCCCGCTCCAGTCCGGCGCCACTGGCGGAGAGGGGGCCGAGCTGGAACAGCGGCTCACCGGGTACGCTGAAGGGCAGCATCAGTACCAGCACCAGCATAAAGCCCTCCAGCGCCAGCAGGCGTTTGAGCAGCAGGGCGGGGCGCAGCCCGCTGGCCAGGGCAAGGGCCAGGGCACCCCCCAGGGCGACCAGCAGCGTCAGCGGTTGTTGCAGGGAGACCACGGTGGCGGCAAACAGCAGCGCCAGCAGCAGGCGGGCGCGGGGGTCGAGGCGGGCCAGCCAGGGGTTGAGCTCCGCCTCGGCGCGCAGTTGCAGGCTCAGGCTCATGGTTGCGGCCGGCGGCTGCGCCACCAGAGCAGGGCGCCGGCGATCCCCAACAGGGTGCCCAGCCCCCCCAGGACATCGCTGAGGCGGGCACGGGCGGCGTGTTGCTGCAGCTCCAGCCGCAGGGGAGCGAGCTGGCGGGCGACGGCGCTCTCGATCTGCCGCTCCAGATCACTGGCGGCGGACCGCTGGCCCTCGGCCGGTGTCGAGGCGCCCTGCGGACTGAGTGCCCAGTGTGCGACATGGCCATCGCCGGTATCGGCCTGGATGCTCGTGCCGCCGCTTGCCAACGCCAGGCTGAATTGCCCCGTCGCGTCGCTGCGGGCCTCAGCGAGCGAGGCACCACGGGCGTCCAGCAGCCTGATGTTGGCATCACCGGCGGGGTCGCCGCCGGCAAAGTAGACATTGCCCTCGACGCGCTCCCCGGCCGCGTAGGCGAACACCTTCAGCAGGTGGGCCTGGGCGGGAAGGCTCAGCAGGCTGAGTAGCACAAAGGGGAGAAGGGGTTTAGTCATGGGGGGGCCTCGGGGGCAGGATCAGCTCCGGGGAGACCCGCAGCAGGAAGGCGACCGCGAAGCCGGTGATGGTGGCCTCGATCGCCATCAGCGGCAGGTAGGTGATGAGGATAACGCGGGCGGCGGGCAGGAAGTCGGGGCCGCTGAGGGCGAGGGAGGTGCACAGCAGGCCACCGGTCAGCAGGACGCCGCTGGCCCCGGCCAGGGCGCCGATCAGGAACCCCTGCCGCCCCTGGGCCCGGCGTAGCCAGGGGGCTAGCAGTAGGGCGCAGAGCAGCGCCGGGGCACCGACGTTGATCAGGTTGTTGCCCAGCACCAGCAGGCCGCCGTAGCCGAAAAACACCGCTTGCAGCAGCAGAGCGATGGCGATGGTGGGCAATGCGCTCCAGCCCAGCACCAGCCCCATCAGGCCGTTGAGCAGCAGGTGTACGCTACTGGGCCCGACCGGAACGCTCAGCAGCGAACTGACAAAAAAGGCCGCCGCCAGCACCGCCGCCTGGGGGATGCGGTCGTAGTCGAGCCGGCGTACCGCCCAGGCGAGGGCAGTGGCGCTGATCAGGGCGCCGCCCATCAGCACCGGTGCGCTGAGGACTCCGTCGGGGATATGAGCGATGGCGGGCTCCTTGCGATAGCGTTTTGGTTTGGGGTGGTTGGGACGGGTTCAGGGTCGGTTGGTCAGGGCCGAACGGGGAGCGGGTGGGCCTGCACCCAGATCACGCCCCCCTCCTCGACCCCCACCGGCTGACCATCGGGCCCCGGCAGGGGCCGGTCTGCCTCAATCAGGGCGGCAAAGCCCCACCAACCGGCGAATGGCATGCTGTAGCTGAAAGTGCCGTTGGCATCGGCCCTGAGTTGCTGGGTCACCAGGGGGTCCGGTGGTGGAGG from Aestuariirhabdus litorea includes:
- the cbiQ gene encoding cobalt ECF transporter T component CbiQ → MSLSLQLRAEAELNPWLARLDPRARLLLALLFAATVVSLQQPLTLLVALGGALALALASGLRPALLLKRLLALEGFMLVLVLMLPFSVPGEPLFQLGPLSASGAGLERALVILLKANAVVVALLTLAGTLEPIVFGHALARLGVPDKLVHLLLFTLRYVDLLFAEYQRLRLAMRARAFAPASNGHTWRSYGYLIGMLLVRSLERAQRIQAAMKCRGFNNRLLLVDASRWQGADSRFLLLATLGLAALLLLERWQ
- a CDS encoding carboxypeptidase-like regulatory domain-containing protein; protein product: MTKPLLPFVLLSLLSLPAQAHLLKVFAYAAGERVEGNVYFAGGDPAGDANIRLLDARGASLAEARSDATGQFSLALASGGTSIQADTGDGHVAHWALSPQGASTPAEGQRSAASDLERQIESAVARQLAPLRLELQQHAARARLSDVLGGLGTLLGIAGALLWWRSRRPQP
- the cbiM gene encoding cobalt transporter CbiM, whose product is MAHIPDGVLSAPVLMGGALISATALAWAVRRLDYDRIPQAAVLAAAFFVSSLLSVPVGPSSVHLLLNGLMGLVLGWSALPTIAIALLLQAVFFGYGGLLVLGNNLINVGAPALLCALLLAPWLRRAQGRQGFLIGALAGASGVLLTGGLLCTSLALSGPDFLPAARVILITYLPLMAIEATITGFAVAFLLRVSPELILPPRPPHD